The following are encoded together in the Streptomyces rapamycinicus NRRL 5491 genome:
- a CDS encoding DeoR/GlpR family DNA-binding transcription regulator, which translates to MDAEERRREILDTARRAGVVDVGKLAADLGVSKETVRRDLRVLEQHGLVRRTHGGAYPVESAGFETTLAFRTTMHVPEKSRIATAAADLLGDAETVFIDEGFTPQLIAEALPRDRPLTVITASLTTATGLATRDNTTVLLLGGRVRGGTMATVDHWATHMLSGFVIDLAFIGANGISRQYGLTTPDPAVSEVKAQVVRVSRRKIFSGVHTKFGAVSFCRFADVSDFETIVTDTGLPLTEAHRYSLLGPQIVRV; encoded by the coding sequence GTGGACGCGGAGGAACGCCGTCGGGAGATCCTCGACACGGCTCGCCGTGCCGGCGTCGTCGACGTCGGCAAGCTCGCCGCCGACCTCGGGGTGTCCAAGGAGACGGTCCGTCGCGACCTGCGGGTCCTGGAACAGCACGGACTGGTGCGGCGCACCCACGGCGGCGCCTACCCCGTGGAGAGCGCCGGTTTCGAGACCACCCTCGCCTTCCGCACCACCATGCACGTGCCGGAGAAGTCGCGGATCGCGACCGCGGCGGCCGATCTGCTGGGCGATGCCGAGACGGTCTTCATCGACGAGGGATTCACCCCGCAGCTGATCGCGGAGGCCCTGCCCAGGGACCGGCCGCTCACCGTGATCACCGCCTCCCTCACGACCGCCACCGGCCTCGCCACCCGTGACAACACCACCGTGCTGCTCCTCGGCGGACGGGTCCGCGGGGGCACGATGGCCACCGTCGACCACTGGGCGACGCATATGCTCTCGGGCTTCGTCATCGACCTGGCGTTCATCGGCGCCAACGGCATCTCCCGCCAGTACGGCCTGACCACCCCGGATCCGGCGGTCAGCGAGGTCAAGGCGCAGGTGGTGCGGGTGTCCCGGCGGAAGATCTTCTCCGGGGTGCACACCAAATTCGGAGCCGTCAGCTTCTGCCGGTTCGCAGATGTCTCGGACTTCGAAACGATCGTGACCGATACGGGTCTACCGCTGACCGAGGCACACCGCTATTCGCTGCTGGGCCCCCAGATCGTCAGGGTCTGA
- a CDS encoding ABC transporter substrate-binding protein, whose protein sequence is MPVLTLRAARIPVVALTAGALLTGCAGMGGGSSGDKTINVLMVNNPQMVDLQKLTKKYFTKETGITVKFTMMPENEVRDKISQDFANQARQYDVATISNFEVPFYAKNDWLMPLDGYAAKDKAFDQKDVLPSMRQSLTAEDGKLYAEPFYGESSFLMYRKDVLAEKHLKMPERPTWQQVADIAAKVDGSRKGMNGICLRGLPGWGELMAPLTTVVNTFGGTWFTKDWKARLDSPEFTKATKFYVDLVRKHGEAGAAQSGFAECLNNLTQGKSAMWYDATSAAGSLEASKSPVKGKIGYVQAPVVKTQSSGWLYTWAWGVQKASRHPDNAWKFISWASSKKYEALVGKTFGWSNVPAGKRSSTYTTPEYRETAGSFSEETRKAILSAKPRDPGVQPRPTIGIQFVDIPEFADLGTKVAQEISAAIAGKQSVETALKNSQKLAEKVGEEYR, encoded by the coding sequence ATGCCAGTCCTGACTCTTCGTGCTGCCCGGATACCGGTGGTGGCCCTGACCGCGGGCGCGCTCCTGACCGGTTGCGCCGGTATGGGGGGCGGCAGCTCAGGCGACAAGACCATCAATGTCCTGATGGTGAACAACCCCCAGATGGTGGACCTGCAGAAGCTCACCAAGAAATACTTCACCAAGGAAACGGGCATCACGGTCAAATTCACGATGATGCCCGAGAACGAGGTCCGCGACAAGATCAGTCAGGACTTCGCCAATCAGGCGCGCCAGTACGACGTGGCCACCATCAGCAATTTCGAGGTGCCGTTCTACGCGAAGAACGACTGGCTGATGCCGCTCGACGGCTACGCCGCCAAGGACAAGGCATTCGACCAGAAGGACGTCCTCCCCTCGATGCGGCAGTCGCTGACCGCCGAGGACGGCAAGCTCTACGCCGAGCCCTTCTACGGTGAGTCGTCGTTCCTGATGTACCGCAAGGACGTCCTGGCCGAGAAGCATCTGAAGATGCCCGAGCGGCCCACCTGGCAGCAGGTCGCGGACATCGCGGCCAAGGTGGACGGCTCCCGCAAGGGGATGAACGGCATCTGCCTGCGCGGACTGCCCGGCTGGGGTGAGCTCATGGCCCCGCTGACCACGGTGGTCAACACCTTCGGCGGCACCTGGTTCACCAAGGACTGGAAGGCGCGGCTGGACTCGCCGGAATTCACCAAGGCGACCAAGTTCTATGTCGACCTGGTGCGCAAGCACGGTGAGGCCGGTGCGGCCCAGTCGGGCTTCGCCGAGTGCCTGAACAACCTCACCCAGGGCAAGAGCGCCATGTGGTACGACGCCACCTCGGCCGCCGGGTCGCTGGAGGCGAGCAAGTCCCCGGTCAAGGGCAAGATCGGATATGTCCAGGCACCGGTGGTGAAGACCCAGAGCTCGGGCTGGCTCTACACCTGGGCGTGGGGCGTCCAGAAGGCATCGCGCCACCCCGACAACGCGTGGAAGTTCATCTCCTGGGCATCCAGCAAGAAGTACGAGGCCCTGGTCGGCAAGACCTTCGGCTGGTCCAACGTACCCGCGGGAAAGCGGTCGTCGACGTACACCACTCCGGAGTACCGCGAGACCGCCGGCAGCTTTTCCGAGGAGACCCGCAAGGCGATCCTCAGCGCCAAGCCGCGTGATCCGGGAGTGCAGCCGCGGCCGACCATCGGCATCCAGTTCGTCGACATTCCCGAATTCGCCGATCTCGGCACCAAGGTCGCCCAGGAGATCAGCGCCGCCATCGCCGGAAAGCAGTCCGTCGAGACGGCATTGAAGAATTCGCAGAAGCTGGCCGAGAAGGTCGGCGAGGAGTACCGATGA